In one window of Arthrobacter pascens DNA:
- a CDS encoding lipopolysaccharide biosynthesis protein: MSADTGIIFTDASNARHSALRSSLGLVVGKAAQTGAGFAFWIVAAHATSDREVGLTTAAVSAVMICTQLAVLGVGSAVILSVGRGEPPGRVLDAAFAIVALAGTVLALGYLVLQSAVTPDTALTSVLFWLTFLVAAISGTLVIVLDQALVALGRGASATSRYALGGGVSLGAAALVAWWAHGAAADVLMACWTLGTIVACVVGAVQLRKLVGYRPRLSLRPARGRPLLALGLPYQLLTLTERAPGLVLPLLLAHTVAPEAAAYWYPAWMMAWAAYSAPMLMGIVQFSEGVREPDRLVATTWASLRWSLAVGGLAAAVLVILAHPLLSLLGEQYADSSAGALRWLAAGLVPYAVLQAYNAVCRARGRYTEAIVVGVTLGIALCASALAAADRGPTAMALAWLVVLSIGAGAVGLRLLAVLRRVTKDAR; the protein is encoded by the coding sequence ATGAGCGCTGATACGGGAATCATCTTCACGGACGCCTCGAACGCCCGGCACTCCGCCTTACGCAGCTCGCTCGGCCTCGTCGTCGGCAAGGCCGCGCAAACGGGCGCCGGCTTCGCCTTCTGGATCGTGGCAGCCCACGCAACGTCCGACCGTGAGGTCGGGCTCACTACGGCCGCCGTTTCGGCGGTGATGATCTGCACGCAGCTCGCGGTGCTGGGCGTCGGGTCTGCCGTGATCCTTTCAGTGGGACGGGGGGAGCCGCCCGGGCGCGTACTAGATGCGGCGTTCGCCATCGTGGCCTTAGCTGGCACCGTGCTGGCCCTCGGCTACCTCGTGCTGCAGTCGGCCGTGACGCCGGACACGGCCTTGACATCGGTTCTCTTCTGGCTGACGTTCCTCGTGGCTGCCATCTCGGGCACCTTGGTCATTGTGCTGGACCAGGCGCTCGTGGCGCTGGGACGCGGTGCCAGCGCGACTTCAAGGTACGCGTTGGGCGGCGGAGTCTCACTCGGGGCTGCAGCGCTCGTTGCCTGGTGGGCGCACGGCGCTGCCGCCGACGTGCTGATGGCCTGCTGGACCCTCGGGACGATCGTTGCATGCGTCGTCGGTGCAGTTCAGCTGCGAAAACTGGTCGGCTACCGGCCGCGATTGTCCCTGCGCCCGGCGCGCGGCCGTCCACTCCTGGCGCTGGGCCTTCCGTACCAGCTCCTCACCCTCACCGAGCGCGCACCCGGGCTGGTGCTGCCGCTCCTGCTCGCGCACACGGTGGCGCCGGAGGCAGCTGCCTACTGGTACCCCGCCTGGATGATGGCCTGGGCCGCCTACTCCGCTCCGATGCTGATGGGCATCGTCCAGTTCTCGGAAGGTGTCCGCGAGCCTGACCGCCTCGTGGCGACCACTTGGGCGAGCCTCCGTTGGTCGCTCGCTGTAGGCGGTCTGGCTGCCGCCGTCCTCGTCATCCTCGCTCACCCGCTGCTCAGTCTGCTGGGGGAGCAGTACGCTGACTCCTCCGCTGGCGCCCTGCGGTGGTTGGCGGCCGGACTCGTGCCGTACGCGGTGCTGCAGGCCTACAACGCCGTATGCCGAGCGCGTGGCCGCTACACAGAGGCGATCGTGGTCGGCGTGACGCTTGGAATCGCCCTCTGCGCCTCCGCGCTGGCTGCCGCGGACAGGGGCCCCACGGCCATGGCCCTTGCGTGGCTGGTGGTGCTCTCCATCGGGGCGGGGGCGGTCGGCCTCCGATTACTCGCCGTCCTTCGGCGCGTCACTAAGGACGCGCGATGA
- a CDS encoding glycosyltransferase has translation MGHSPAEVTAVVPARNAEQLLPRCLEALRQSGVAEIIVVDGCSTDRTVPLALEAGARVVSDEGRGLPWARTLGVQSSSTRWVLLADADVVFGPTGVADLLTELVEGGYDALQAGLESVAGPGYWGQALAHHHRTGRSRNWFGLVATIVDRDLMLGVGFDDTFKSGEDIELRWRMREKGLRTAVSRRVVVEHRFAADDFEFALDQFVMDGKGLGRMIRKHGWRGARLALLPAAAAVRGSALSLATGQPRWLRYYVAFCWYNYAAMARGLRYER, from the coding sequence GTGGGCCACAGCCCTGCAGAGGTCACCGCCGTCGTTCCGGCCCGCAACGCAGAGCAGCTGCTCCCGCGCTGCCTGGAGGCCCTGCGTCAGTCCGGTGTCGCCGAGATCATCGTGGTGGACGGATGCTCCACCGACCGCACCGTCCCCCTCGCCCTCGAGGCCGGCGCCCGGGTCGTGAGCGACGAGGGCCGCGGCCTGCCATGGGCTCGAACGCTTGGGGTGCAGAGCAGCAGCACCCGTTGGGTCCTGCTCGCCGACGCCGACGTCGTGTTCGGTCCCACGGGGGTCGCCGACCTGCTCACGGAGCTGGTGGAGGGCGGCTACGACGCCCTCCAGGCCGGTCTGGAGAGCGTCGCCGGACCGGGCTACTGGGGCCAGGCACTGGCACATCACCATCGCACCGGCCGCAGCCGCAACTGGTTCGGGCTCGTGGCGACGATCGTCGACCGGGACCTGATGCTGGGTGTGGGTTTCGATGACACCTTCAAGTCGGGAGAAGACATCGAGCTGCGATGGCGGATGCGGGAGAAAGGGCTGCGAACGGCGGTGTCACGCCGGGTCGTCGTCGAACATCGTTTCGCCGCAGACGACTTTGAATTCGCGCTCGACCAGTTCGTCATGGACGGAAAAGGCTTGGGACGGATGATCCGCAAGCACGGCTGGCGCGGTGCGAGGTTGGCGCTACTGCCTGCCGCCGCAGCGGTCCGGGGCAGCGCCTTGAGCCTCGCCACGGGCCAGCCTCGGTGGCTGCGCTACTACGTCGCCTTCTGCTGGTATAACTACGCTGCAATGGCAAGGGGTTTGCGTTATGAGCGCTGA